The Chitiniphilus purpureus sequence GGGCGCATCTGGCGCGACTTCATCGCCAACTATACGCTGCAGTACAACCTGCGCGACGGCGCGACGGCGCGCACCGATGCCAACATCGGCTGGCACCAGCCGCAGCAGGGGCGCGCGCTCAACCTGCGCTACGTGATGAACCGCAACGTCTCCCCCAGCATCGAACAGTTCGACCTGTCGGCGCAGTGGCCGTTGGCGCGCAACTGGTACGGCGTTGGCCGCTTCAACTATTCGCTCAAGGACGACAGGTCGTTGGAGGCGCTCGCCGGCCTTGAGTACAATGACGGCTGCTGGGCCGCCCGGCTGGTCGCCCAGCGCTACATCACCTCCAACGGCGATTACACTGTTTCCTATTTCGCCATGCTCGAACTGGGCGGACTGGTCGGCCTGGGCTCGAACCCGGTGGACACCCTGAGCCAGTCCATCCCCGGTTATACCGATATCGTCGCTCCTTCCGCGTTGACCAAACCATGATGCTCCGAACCCTGCTGACCACCCTTGCCCTCACCCTCGCCGCCGCCGCCGCGCCGGCCAAGGTCGTCACCGTCGACCGCGTCATCGCCGTGGTCAACCGCGGCACCATCACCGAGAGCGAGCTGAACAACCGTGTCGCCTCGGTGGAACGGAACCTGCGGGGCAAGAACGTACAACTGCCACCGCCCGAGGTGATGCGCCAGCAGGTGCTCGAACGCATGATCATGGACGAGATCCAGCTGCAGTACGCCAAGCAGATCGGCATCCGGGTCGATGATGCACAGCTGGAGCGCGCGATCGGCCGCATCGCCGAGCAGAACAAGCTGCCGCTGCCGGAGTTCCGTGCCAAGCTCGAACAAACCGGGCTCGAGTGGAAATCGTTCCGCGAGGACATCCGCAACGAGATCACGCTGTCCAGGCTGCGCGAACGCGAGATCGACAACAAGATCCTCGTCAGCGACAACGAGGTGAACGACTACCTCAAGCTCAACGCGGGCAAGACCGACCGCGAATATCTGCTGTCGCAGATCCAGGTGTCGCTGCCGGAAAGTGCCTCGCCCGAACAGATCCAGGCCAAGCGCGCCCGGATCGTCGCCGCGCGGCAGGAGCTGGCCGACGGCAAGCCGTTCGCGTCGGTCGCCGCCACCTATTCGGATGCCAAGGAAGCGATCAGCGGCGGCTCGCTGGGCTGGCGTGCCGCCGGCAGCCTACCGCCGGCGTTCCAGCAACTGCTCGGCAACATGCAGCCGGGCCAGCTGACTGACATCATCCGCAGCCCGATCGGCTTTCATCTGTTCCGGCTGGATGACCTGCGTACCGACCAGCGTCGCGAAGTGGTACAGCAGACCCGGGCACGCCACATCCTGATCAAGACCAACGAACTCGTCTCCGAAGCGGATGCACGCCGCAAGCTGCAGCAGCTGCGCGACCGTATCACCGGCGGCGCCAAGTTCGCCGATGTCGCCCGCGCCTTTTCCGAGGACACCAGCGCCGCCAACGGCGGCGACCTGGGCTGGATCAACCCGGGCGAGACCGTGCCTGAATTCGAACAGGCCATCAATGGGCTCAAGCCGGGTGAATTGAGCCCGCTGGTCCGCTCACCGTTCGGCCTGCACCTGATCCAGGTCAGCGAGCGCCGGCAACAGGACGTCACCGAGGAACGCGAGCGCTTTCGCGTGCGCATGGCGATCAAGCAGCGCAAATCCGAGGAAGCCTACGAAGACTGGCTGCGTCAGGCGCGCGACCGTGCCTATGTGAAGATCCGGCTGCAGGACGAATAACCGCGATGGCCCTGCGCCCCGCGCTTGCACTCACCACCGGCGAACCGGCCGGGATCGGCCCCGAGATCGCCGCCGCCGTGGCGGCGGGGCATCCGGAGGTACGGCTGGTGCTGCTGGGCGATCGCGCGCTGCTCAGCCAACGGGCGCAAGCGCTGGGCTGCAGCGCCGACTGGCCCGATTTCGATCCGCAACGGGACGACGACGTGGCACTGCTGCACCTGCCGCTCGCCACCCACGCCGAGCCGGGCCGGCTTGACCCCGCCAATGCAGGCTATGTGCTGCGCCTGCTGGATGCCGCCGTCGACGGCTGCCTCGCCGGCAGCTTCGCTGCCATGGTCACCGCGCCCATCCACAAGGGCGTGATCAACGATGCCGGCGTCGCCGACGGCTTCTTCTTCGGCCACACCGAGTACCTCGCCCAGCGCACCGGCACCGGACAGGTGGTGATGCTGCTGGCCGGCAGTGGGATGCGCGTGGCGCTGGCCACCACCCACCTGCCGCTGGCCGAGGTGCCGGCGGCGATCACGCCGCAGGGTCTGTCACGGACACTGCGCATCCTCGATCACGATCTCAGGCATAAGTTCGGCATCGCCGCGCCGCGCATCCTGGTGGCCGGGCTCAACCCGCATGCCGGCGAAGCGGGCCACCTGGGGCGCGAGGAGATCGAGATCATCGAACCCACGCTCGCGGCGCTGCGCGCCGAGGGCCTGACGCTGATCGGGCCATTGCCGGCCGATACGCTGTTCAACACCAAACAGCTGGCCCGCGGCGACGCCGTGCTGGCGATGTACCATGATCAGGGCCTGCCGGTGCTCAAGTACGCCAGCTTCGGCCATGGCGTCAACGTCACGCTGGGCCTGCCGCTGATCCGCACCTCGGTGGACCATGGCACGGCCCTTGATCTAGCGGGACGCGGCACGGCCGACCCGGGCAGCCTGCACGCCGCGGTGCGACTGGCCGCCGGGCTGGTTGCCCGCCAGGGCCGGGCGGATTGAGGCGGCAGGCACCGTGGCTGCATATCCGGCCATGCTGCACAGTGGCCGCGCCAGCGCCACAGACGCAGCCATGACATCCATCTCACCAGGCCCCAGGGCATTGCCATGACACATATCCCGCGCAAGCGTTTCGGCCAGAACTTCCTGCAGGATCAGGGGGTGATCGCCGATATCGTCAACGCCGTCGACCCGGACGGGGACGATGTACTGGTGGAGATCGGGCCGGGCCTGGCCGCGCTGACCGCGCCGCTGATCGGACGCGCCGGCCGGCTGCATGCGGTGGAGATCGACCGCGACATCGTGGCGTACCTGCGACAGCATTTCGATGCCGAGGAGCTGGTGATCCACAACGTGGATGCCCTCAAGTTCGATTTCGGCGCGCTCGCCGACGAGATCGCCCCAGGCCGCAAGCTGCGGCTGGTGGGCAATCTGCCCTACAACATCTCGACGCCGCTGCTCTTTCACCTGGCCCAGTTCGCGCCACGTATCGCGGACATGCACTTCATGCTGCAAAAGGAAGTGGTCGATCGGATGGTGGCCGAACCATCCACGGCCGACTACGGCCGGCTTTCGATCATGCTGCAGCTGCGTTTCTACATGGAACGCGTGCTCGACGTGCCGCCGGGCGCGTTCCACCCGCCGCCCAAGGTCGATTCGGCCGTGGTGCGCATGCTTCCCTGGCCGCAGCCCCCCTTTCCCGTGGCCGATCCGGCACGGCTGGAAGACCTGGTCGCCGCCGCGTTCACCCAACGCCGCAAGACCTTGCGCAACAATCTCAAGGGCATCGTCGACGATGCCCAGTTCGCCGCGCTCGGCATCGACCCGGGCCTGCGGCCGGAAAACCTGCAGGTGGGTCAGTTCGTGGCACTCGCCAACGCGCTGGAGTCCGTAACGCCGGTCAGGGGCTAGCGCGCGGGCGTTCAGGGATTTCCCGGCTTGCCGTATCCGGGGCAGGCACCCACACTGCGGCCATATTCCAGCAGGGCCCAGCCCATGATCCGCTTTTGCGATGTCAACAAGTGGTACGGTCGCGACCACCATGTGCTCAAGCACATCAACCTGGACATCGCCGCCGGCGAAGTGGTGGTGGTGTGCGGGCCTTCCGGATCGGGCAAATCCACGCTGATCCGCACCATCAACCAGCTCGAACCGATCGAGCAGGGCGAGATCTGGGTCGGCGAGGTCCAGGTGAACAATCCACGAACCAACATCAACCGGTTGCGCGAAGACGTGGGCTTCGTGTTCCAGCACTTCAACCTGTATCCGCATCTGTCGGTCCTGGACAACATCACGCTCGCCCCGATCCGGGTCAAGAGGATCGGGTCGGCACTGGCGCGGGAACAGGCGCTGGCGCTGCTCGAACGCGTGGGTCTTGCACATAAGAAGGATGCCTACCCGGCCAACCTCTCGGGCGGCCAGCAGCAGCGGGTGGCGATCGCCCGCGGGCTGGCGATGCAACCCAAGGTGATGCTGTTCGACGAGCCCACCAGCGCGCTCGACCCGGAAATGATCGGCGAGGTGCTCAAGGTGATGCAGGACCTCGCTGAATCGGGCATGACCATGATGGTGGTCAGCCACGAGATGGGATTTGCCCGCGAGGTGGCGCATCGGGTGCTCTTCCTGGATCACGGCGAAGTGCTGGAGGACGCCCCACCCGCGCGTTTCTTCACCCAGCCTGCGCACGAGCGCACCCGGCAGTTCCTGCGCCAGGTGCTGTCACCCATGCACGGGTGAGCGCAGCGGGAACCACGCCATTCACCGGCATTGCCCGAACCTTCTGCACAAATGGCGCAGTTCACCTGCCGTAAGCTAGGGATTTCACTGAGAGCATGGCCGACAGGCACTGCCTATACTGCGCTCACTCAACACCTATCCCACCGGAGTGCGAGATGAACAAACTGATGCCGCTCAGCCTTGTGGCGCTGGCGCTGACCGCCGGCGGCGCGCACGCCGAAGCCCTGACAGGCACGCTGAAGAAGATCAAGGAAAACGGCGTGATCGTGGTCGGGCACCGCGACTCGTCGATCCCGTTCTCCTACCTGGACAACCAGAAACCGATTGGCTATTCGATGGATCTGGCCAACAGGATCGTCGAGAGCGTCAAGAAGGAACTGAAGATGCCCAACCTGCAGGTGCGTTATAACCTGGTCACCTCGCAGACCCGCATCCCGCTGGTACAGAACGGCACCGTCGACTTCGAGTGCGGCTCCACCACCAACAATCTGGAACGGCAGAAGCAGGTGGCCTTCTCGGTGGGCATCTTCGAGATCGGCACGCGCCTGCTGACCAAGAAGACCTCGGGCGTGAAGGACTTCGCCGACCTGTCGGGCAAGAATGTCGTCACCACCGCGGGCACTACCTCCGAGCGGCTGATCAAGTCCATGAACGCCGAGAAGAAGCTGAACATGAACATCATCAGCGCCAAGGACCACGGTGAATCGTTCCTGATGCTCGAATCGGGCCGTGCGGTGGCGTTCATGATGGACGACGCGCTGCTGGCCGGCGAGATGGCCAAGGCCAGGAAGCCGGACGACTGGGTCATCGTCGGCAAGCCGCAGTCATACGAAATCTACGGCTGCATGCTGCGCAAGGATGACGCACCGTTCAAGAAGGTGATCGACGACACGCTCAGGACCACCTTCAAGTCGCCCGAGATGAACACCATCTACAAGCGCTGGTTCGAAAGCCCGATCCCGCCCAAGGGGCTGAACCTGAACTTCCCGATGAGCCCGGAGCTCAAGGAACTGCTGGCCAATCCGACCGACAAGTCGGCCGAGCAGATGTAGTTGCGGGCAGATCGCCGCAGGCGCCTGCGCTTGCTGTGCGGACGATCCGATTTGCTGACCGACGGCGCAGCCTTGCTGCGCCTGTCTTTTTACACGCCGTGGGAGCACCGCGAGGTACCGGCGGCGCCGGTGCAGGGACGGCCGTGCCGATGATTGCCGCCGCGGCCCGGGTCGTGTGGGAGGCGCCTTATGAATTACAACTGGGACTGGCAAGTCTTTTTCAAGTCCACAGGCATCGGCGATGAGATCTACCTGGACTGGTTCGTCACCGGCCTGGGCTGGACCGTGGCGTTGGCGCTGGGCGCCTGGCTGATCGCGCTGCTGCTCGGCACGGTGCTCGGCGTGATGCGCACGCTGCCGGGGCGCACCGCGCGACGCATCGCGGGCGCATACGTCGAACTGTTCCGCAACGTGCCGCTCCTGGTGCAGCTCTTCATCTGGTACTTCATCGTGCCGGACTGGCTGCCCGGCCCCCTGGAGCTGTGGTTCAAGCAGACGCTGCATCCGGCGACCAGCGCCTTCATCAGTGTCACGCTCTGCCTTGGCCTCTTTACCGCCGCGCGCGTCTGCGAGCAGGTGCGCACCGGTATCGAGGCACTGCCACGTGGTCAGGCGATGGCGGCGTTCGCCTTGGGCCTGCGCCTGTCGCAGGTCTACCGGCAGGTGCTGCTGCCGCAGGCGTTCCGCATCATCATCCCGCCACTGACCAGCGAGTTCCTGAATGTCTTCAAGAACTCGTCGGTCGCATCGCTGATCGGCCTGATGGAGCTCCTGGCGCAGACCAAGCAGACGGCCGAGTTCACCGCCAACCTGTTCGAGGCTTTCACGCTCGCCACGCTGATCTACTTCACGCTCAACATGGGCCTGATGCTGCTGATGCGCTGGGTGGAAAGGAAGGTGCGCGTGCCGGGCCTGATCGCCCTGGGAGGCAAATGATGGATTTCTCGCAGATCGTCCCGGCGCTGCCCGCGCTGTGGCAGGGCATGCTGCTGACGCTCAAACTGCTGGTGCTCGCAGTGCTGGGCGGCGTGGCGCTCGGTACGCTGCTCGCGCTGGCGCGGCTGTCGCACAACCGCACGCTCTCGTTCCTTGCGGGCTTCTACGTCAACTACTTCCGTTCGATCCCGCTACTGCTGGTCATCACCTGGTTCTACTTCGTGGTGCCGTTCATCATCGGCTGGCTCACCGGCACCAACCAACCGATCGGCGCGTTCACCTCGTGCCTGATCGCCTTCATGATGTTCGAGGCGGCCTACTATTGCGAAATCGTGCGGGCCGGCATCCAGTCGATCTCGCGCGGGCAGGTGAACGCCGCCTACGCCCTGGGGATGAACTATCGCCAAACCATGCAGCTGGTGATCCTGCCGCAGGCGTTCCGCAAGATGACGCCACTGTTGCTGCAGCAGTCGATCATCCTGTTCCAGGACACCTCGCTCGTCTACGCGGTCGGCCTGATGGATTTCCTCAACACCGCCCGCTCGCAGGGGGATATCACCGGTTACCTGCATGAGTTCCTGCTGTTCGCAGGCTTTGTCTATTTCATCGTCAGTTTTGGCGCGTCCCGGCTGGTCAAGCGCCTGCAAAAGAGGTTGACCGTATGATCTCCATCCAGAACGTCAGCAAATGGTACGGCAACTTCCAGGTGCTCTCCGATTGCAGCACCGAGGTGAAAAAGGGCGAGGTGGTCGTGGTATGCGGCCCGTCCGGATCGGGCAAGAGCACCCTGATCAAGTGCGTGAACGGGCTGGAGCCGTTCCAGTCCGGGCAGATCCTGGTCGACGGCACCTCGGTCGGTGCGCCCAGGACGGATCTGCCGCGGCTGCGCTCACGCGTCGGCATGGTGTTCCAGCACTTCGAGCTGTTCCCACATCTGTCGATCACCGACAATCTGACACTTGCCCAGACCAAGGTACTGGGACGCAGCGCGGACGAAGCGAGGAAGAAGGGTCTTGCGCTGCTAGATCGGGTCGGCCTGTCGGCGCAAGCGGCCAAGTTTCCCGGTCAGCTCTCGGGTGGGCAGCAGCAACGCGTCGCGATCGCCCGCGCGCTGGCGATGGACCCGATCGCCATGCTGTTCGACGAACCGACAAGCGCGCTCGACCCGGAGATGATCAACGAGGTGCTGGATGTGATGGTCGAACTCGCGCGCGAAGGCATGACCATGATGGTGGTCACCCATGAGATGGGCTTCGCGCGCAAGGTGGCGCACCGGGTCATCTTCATGGACCGGGGCGCCATCGTCGAGGACGCCGACAAGGACACCTTCTTCGGCAGCCCGCGCAGCGAACGCGCCCAGGCCTTCCTCTCCAAGATCCTGTCGCACTGACGCGGCCGGCGCCCAAAACCAAAACCCCGCCGCTGGCGGGGTTTTGCATGCGGAGCACGGCGCTCAGATCTTGCCGGACAGTCCCAGGCGCATCCACAGTTCGGCAACGCCCGGCGGCACCGGCTCGCTGAAGTGGAATCCCTGCAGGAACTGCACGCCAAGGCCCTGCAGAAAGCGCGCGGTTTCGAGGTTCTCGACGCCCTCGACCACGATCTGCAGATCAAGGCCATGCGACAGCTGCACGATGGCCTGCATCACCCGCCGGCCCTCTTCCGTGTGCAGGCGCTGAGTGAACGATACGTCCACTTTCAGGATCTGCGCCGGCATCTCGTGCAATTGCGACAGCGACGAGTAGCCGGTGCCGAAATCATCGATCGCCAGCGCAAAGCCTGCAGCCCCCAACAGCTTGAGGTGCTTGAGCTGGCGCGAATAGTCGGTCAGCGCCACCGACTCGGTGATCTCGATGATCACATCGGCCGGGCGCAGTCGGAACTCGGCCAGCCGATCGACCAGGTTGGAGACGAAGCGCGGGGCGAAAAGCTGGCTGCGCGAGACGTTCAGCATCAGCTTCTGCGGCAGGCCGGCGTCACGCCATTCCCGCAGCTTGCACAGCGACTGGTGGGTCACCACTTCCGACAACTCCTGGATCAACCCGACCTTCTCGGCCATCGGGATGAAAAGCTCGGGACTGATCCAGCCACTCTTGTCGTCCTGCCAGCGCGCCAGCGCCTCGATGGCATACACCTCGCCGTTCTTGGCATGGATGATGGGTTGGTAGAACACCTGCAGGCTGCCCAGCCGGATCGCGTCGGACAGGCGCGCCTGGATCGCCACGTGTTCGCGTCCGAGCGACTTCAGATGCAGGATGTCGCTGTAGAAACAGGCATTGTTCCGACCGGCGTGCTTGGCGTGATACATGGTGTGGTCGGCCGCCGTGAGCAACTCCTCGCCCGATTCGGCGTTGTCCGGGAATATCGCGAAGCCGACACTGATGGTCGGCTTGGCTTCCATGCCGTCGAGCACCACGCCCTGGCGTGCGGCCTGACGCAGGCGGTTGGCGATATCGGGCAGCCGGGCGGTATCGGTGAGGTCGGGCAGCACCACCACGAACTCGTCGCCCCCCCAGCGCGCCAAGAGGTCGTTGTCGCGCAGCACCGACTTGAGCCGCTGTGCGAGGTTGATCAGCAGCTCGTCGCCGATCTTGTGGCCGAACGCATCGTTGATCTGCTTGAAATGATCGAGGTCGATGAAACCGAGCGCGACCTTGGTGTTGTCGCGCCGCGCACGATCCACCGCATGCGCCAGCGCCTGGTCCAGCAGCAGCCGGTTGGGCAGCTTGGTCAGGTTGTCATAGTGTGCAAGCTGGGTGATGTGCTGCTCGTTCAGATGCGCCACCGTCACGTCGCGCAGGACGCCGCGCACACCATGGCAGGCCCCGTCCGGGCCGCGCTGTGCGATCAGCCGGGCCTCCACCCACAGGAACTCGCTGTTCTCCTGCATCAGCCGGAAGCGCTGGCTGGCTGGGTCGGCCGAATTGAGCAGCCGGGCAAAGGTGGCATCCACACCGGCACGGTCCTCCGGATGCACCCACGTGAAAAGCTGCTTGCCCAGATCGAACGCCAGATTCCGCGGATCGAGCGCGCGCAGCTTTGCCCAGGCTGGGGTCGTCTCCTGCAACTCGCCCGCCGGGGTCATGTCGATGATGGCCTCCTCCAGCAGGTTGAGCGTATCGAGCATCACCTTCTTGCGCGCCGCATCCTGCGCCAGTTCGGTCACGTCGTGCACCAGCACCACCACGCGTGGCTCGCCCACGGTCACCGGCTGCAGCCGCGCATGCAGCCACACGCCCAGTTGCGGCAAGGCGCATTGCACCGAGAGGCTGCGGCCGCCCGCCAGCGCATCGGGGACGGCGCGGGCCAGCGGCTGCGCCATCTCCTGCGGCAATACCAGCGCCATCTGGCGGCCGGACAGGGTTTCGGCGGCCGGCAAGGCCGGATGGCCCGACCATACCTGCCCGATCACCCCATTGGGCGCGATCTCGAACACCATGTCCTCGGTCGCACCGACCAGCGCGCGCAGCCGCTGCTGGTTGGCAAGCATCGCCTCCTCCACCTGCAGACGGGTCAACGCCTGCGCAACGTGGTTGCCCAGCATCGCCAGGAGCTTGAGCTCGGTCTGGCTGCGTTCGCGGCGCTCGTCATCGTCAAGGAAGCACAGGAAACCGAACAATTCGCCACGGTTGAGCAAGGGGATGCACAGGATGCGCCGGGCGCCGATCTGCGCGAGCAGCATCTGTTCGGCCAGCGGCAGCTCCAGCAGCGATTTGTTGAGCACCATGCCCACCGCCAGCGTATCGGCCAGCAGCGGATAGCTTGCATATTCGAGCAGCTTGAGTGGCTCGGGCGTGATGGCGGCAAGACGGGTATGCGGATCGCGCCAGACGGAATTCATCCGGGCCGCGCCGCCGTCGGCGGCATTGAGATAGAGCCCGACCACGCTTGCACGCGTCACGTCCGCCAGCGCAGCCATCGCATCGAGCAGGCTGGATGGGCCTTCGTTGGTCAGGAGGCGCGCGACGACGCGGTCAAAGGCATCGAAATAGGCGTGATACAGGCCAAGTTCACGTTGTGCGGCAAAGCGCTCATCGTCGGTCGCCATCCACTCGGGCTTGGCCATGCACGGTCCCCCTGGGCGCCCGGCCCGGGTCGGGCAGACGCAATATAAAGCCCCCGCCGCGTTTTGGCTGGCGAGGGCCTGTAAGTTTGCGGGGGTCGCCGCGCCTGGTCAACCCTGGACTGACAAAGCAGCCGACACGGCGGCAGGGCGGAGCACCGGCTTCCCGAGGCTACGCCTTGGGCGCCGGCGGTTCGATCACCTCGGACCAGCCACATTCCTTCTGTGGGCACTTCTTTTCCACGCCGCGGCGCTTGGTGGTCTTGATGGTCAGCACCGGCCATTGGCACTTCGGGCACGCCTCGGCGAGCGGCGGGTCCCAGGTGGCGTAGTTGCATTTGGGATAGGTGCTGCACGAGTAGAACAGCTTGCCGTAGCGGCTCTTCTTTTCCTTGAGCGTGCCCTTCTGGCATTGCGGGCATTCGACGCCGGTATCCTTGGGCGGCTCCAGCGGCTCGATATGCTTGCACTTCGGATAGGCCGAGCAGCCGATGAACTTGCCGTAGCGCCCCTGCTTGATGTGCAGCACCGAGCCGCATTCGGGGCAGCTGCGCCCCTCGACCACTTCGGGTTCGACCGGGGCGGTGGCGGCATCCTCGTTCAGGTTGCGCGTGTAATCGCATTCCGGATAGGTGGTACAGCCGATGAAGCGGCCGCGCTTGCCAAGGCGGATGGCGAGCTTGTTGCCGCACTTGGGGCAATCCTCATCGAGCTCTTCCTGCGTCACTTCCTTGCGCGACAGCCCCTGCTTCTCCACCACCGTGTCGTGGAAACGTTTCCAGAACTCGTCGAGCACCGGCACCCACTCGCGTGAGCCGTTGGAGATCTCGTCGAGCCGATCTTCCATCTTGGCGGTGAAGTCGTAGTCGACGTACTGCGTGAAGTGCTCGGTGAGGAACTTGTTGACCACCTCGCCGGTATCGGTGGGAATGAAGCGCTTCTTGTCCAGATCGACGTATTCGCGATCCTTCAGCGTCTTGATGATGGAAGCGTAGGTGGACGGCCGGCCGATGCCGAATTCCTCCAGCGCCTTCACCAGGCTGGCTTCGGAATAGCGTGGCGGCGGCTGGGTGTAGTGCTGCTCGCCGAACAGCTTGTCGACCGGCAGCGCCTCGCCCTCCTCCAGCGCCGGCAGGCGGGCTTCGTCCTCGTCGTCCGGTTCGACATCGTCCGCGTCTTCCTGATAGACCGCGATGAAGCCGGGGAACACCAGCGTCTGGCCACTGGCACGGAACACGCCCTCGCCGACGGTGATGTCGACGCTGACGGTGTCGAACTTGGCCGGCGCCATCTGGCACGCCAGTGTGCGCTTCCAGATCATCTGGTACAGCTTGAACTGGTCAGGGCTCAGATAGGCCTTGATCGATTCGGGGGTACGGCCAATGGCGGTGGGGCGCACCGCCTCGTGCGCCTCCTGCGCGTTCTTCGACTTGTTCTTGTAGACCACCGGCGCATTTGGCAGGTAGTCCTTGTCGAAGTGGCTGCCGATATAGTCGCGGATGTCGGCGAGCGCCTCGTTGGACAGCGCGACTGCGTCGGTACGCATATAGGTGATCAAGCCGACCGTCTCGCCGCCGACGTTGATGCCTTCGTACAGCTGTTGCGCCGTGCGCATCACGCGGTCGGTGGTCATGCCAAGCTTGCGCACACCCTCCTGCTGCAATGTGGACGTGGTGAACGGCGCTGCCGGGCTACGCGACTTCTTCTTTTTCTCGACCTTGGTGACGCGCGCGTCATGGCCGGCCAGGCCCTTGACGATGTCGGCCTGCGCGGCCTCGGTGGGAATGTCGAACTGTTCGAGCTTCTTGCCTTGCCACTCGAACAGCTTGGCGCCGAACTTCTGCCGGCCCTTGTGGCTGTCCAGATGGATGGTCCAGTACTCCTGGCTCTGGAACACCCGGATCTCGGCCTCGCGCTCGCAGATCAGCCGCAGCGCCGGGCTCTGCACCCGGCCGGCCGACAGGCCGGAGCGCACCTTGCGCCACAGCAACGGCGACAGGTTGAAGCCCACCAGGTAGTCCAGCGCGCTGCGCGCCTGCTGTGCATTGACCAGATTGCTGTCGATGTCACGCGGATTGGCCACCGCCTGCTTCACCGCTGATTCGGTGATCTCGTGGAACACCACGCGCTTGAAGGTCTTCTCCGGTGTGAGCAGCTTCTTGCCCTTGAGGATCTCCAGGATGTGCCAGGAGATCGCCTCACCCTCGCGGTCCGGATCGGAGGCAAGGTAGACATGGTCGGCCTGCTTCACTGCATCACAGATGGCATCGACGTGCTTCTTGTTCTTGTCGATCACCTGGTACTTCATCTTGAACTGATTATCGGTGTCGACCGAACCATCCTTACGCACCAGACCGCGCACGTGTCCGTAGGACGCAAGGATCTGGAAGTCCTTGCCAAGATACTTTTGTAGCGTTTTGGCCTTGGATGGCGATTCAACGATCAGCAGGTTGGCAGGCATGGGATCGGATTCGGAGAAGTTGGCGCTTTATTTAATTAGTGGCGGAACATGGACAAGGCAAGCGCGGGCCCGGTTCACTGCGACGGCGGAGGCAATCAATGCAGGACGGCGTCGCTGCGGCCGAACAGGATGTCCTCGATCAGGAATCCGGCCCGCGCATGCCGCTGCGGCCAGACCGCCAGCAGCACCAGGCGCTGCAGCCGCTCCAGCCCGGTATGCAGGGGCGCATGGCCGTGCACGCGGTCCAGCACCAGCTCCCGTTCGGCGGCATCGAGCGCCCCCGAGCGTTCCAGGCTGAACCAGTAACCTATCGCCTCGGCCGACAGCAAGGCGAGTTCCTGCGGATGCAGCTGTCGTGCCATATGCCGGCCCGCCAGCGGGGCGTACGCGGCAAAATCGACCTGGTCGACCTCGTCAAGCCAGGCAAGCGCTTCGCCGATCTCGTCGTCCTCGAAACCGGCCTCGGCCAGCTCATGGGTCAGCCGCGGCAGATCGGGTGTCTCCTCGGCGTGGTGGAACACCTGAAACAGATAGGCCAGCACATCCAGCATACGTATTCTTTCGGCCCTTTCCCTGCCAAAACAAAAACCATCCCGCAGGATGGCCCGAGCGGCCACCCGAGGTACAGTCACTCGGTGCCCTATCGCCGCTGGTAGCGGCCTCCAGGCAGGGCGGCAATGGCCCCGTTCATTTCCAAACCCAGCAGAATTGCGCAGAGCCGGTCCGCAGTCAAGTTGCATCTTGCAAGCAGCGTATCGAAATCGACCGGATCATAGCCAGCCGCCTGCAATACCTTCCCTTCGTCGCCGTCAGGCGTCGCCACAGCCGCGACATCGGCTGCACGCGGTGGTGCCGATCGGCTGCCGCCCCAGCCCAACTCGCCCA is a genomic window containing:
- the topA gene encoding type I DNA topoisomerase; translated protein: MPANLLIVESPSKAKTLQKYLGKDFQILASYGHVRGLVRKDGSVDTDNQFKMKYQVIDKNKKHVDAICDAVKQADHVYLASDPDREGEAISWHILEILKGKKLLTPEKTFKRVVFHEITESAVKQAVANPRDIDSNLVNAQQARSALDYLVGFNLSPLLWRKVRSGLSAGRVQSPALRLICEREAEIRVFQSQEYWTIHLDSHKGRQKFGAKLFEWQGKKLEQFDIPTEAAQADIVKGLAGHDARVTKVEKKKKSRSPAAPFTTSTLQQEGVRKLGMTTDRVMRTAQQLYEGINVGGETVGLITYMRTDAVALSNEALADIRDYIGSHFDKDYLPNAPVVYKNKSKNAQEAHEAVRPTAIGRTPESIKAYLSPDQFKLYQMIWKRTLACQMAPAKFDTVSVDITVGEGVFRASGQTLVFPGFIAVYQEDADDVEPDDEDEARLPALEEGEALPVDKLFGEQHYTQPPPRYSEASLVKALEEFGIGRPSTYASIIKTLKDREYVDLDKKRFIPTDTGEVVNKFLTEHFTQYVDYDFTAKMEDRLDEISNGSREWVPVLDEFWKRFHDTVVEKQGLSRKEVTQEELDEDCPKCGNKLAIRLGKRGRFIGCTTYPECDYTRNLNEDAATAPVEPEVVEGRSCPECGSVLHIKQGRYGKFIGCSAYPKCKHIEPLEPPKDTGVECPQCQKGTLKEKKSRYGKLFYSCSTYPKCNYATWDPPLAEACPKCQWPVLTIKTTKRRGVEKKCPQKECGWSEVIEPPAPKA
- a CDS encoding DUF494 domain-containing protein, with product MLDVLAYLFQVFHHAEETPDLPRLTHELAEAGFEDDEIGEALAWLDEVDQVDFAAYAPLAGRHMARQLHPQELALLSAEAIGYWFSLERSGALDAAERELVLDRVHGHAPLHTGLERLQRLVLLAVWPQRHARAGFLIEDILFGRSDAVLH